The DNA sequence GTGGCTTTTATGAGGCAGTTTGTGCGCGACCACTCCAACTAGTACTAGTACCGCTTGCCAGGGATTGTGATCGATTGGCGTCGAGGGCTGCCGGTCGCTGGCAAGGCGCACCCACGAAGACTGCGGTCCATTTCGATGCTGTGCACCGTCATGTAGCTAGCCCGAGCTGCCGGAGCCCCGTGCAGCGGCGCCAATGCGCTCCGGGGCCAGTGGGGCGCGTTCGTTGTCCGCGAGCTTGCGTTCGAGCCTGGCCCAGCTGTCGCGCAGACCGATCGTACGATTGAAGACGGGTCGAGCCGAATCGGAATCGACCGCATCGACACAGAAATAGCCGAGCCGCTCGAACTGAAAGCGCTGCCCGGCGCGTGCGCTCTCGAGGCTGGGCTCCACCATGGCATCGACTACCTCGATGGAACCAGGGTTGATGCGGGCTTTCCAGTCGCTGCTGGGATCGTCGGCCGCCAAGGGATTCGCTTCCAGAAACAGACGATCGTATAGGCGCACTTGCGCTGGTACCGCTGCGCGGGCGCTGACCCAGTGCAGGGTTCCCCGCACTTTGCGCCCATCGGCGGGTGTGCCTCCGCGCGAACCTGGATCCCAGCTGCACCGCAACTCCACGACCTCGCCGGACTCGTTCTTGATCACGTCGGTGCAGCGGACAAGGCAAGCATGGCGCAGGCGCACCTCGCGGCCGGGGGCCAAGCGAAACCACTTCTTGGGCGCTGCCTCCCGGAAATCGTCGCGCTCGATGTAGAGCACGCGCGAGAACGGCAACGCGCGCGACCCGAAGCTTGGATCCTCGGGATGGTTTGGAGCCTCGAGTCGCTCTGTTTGGTTCTCGGGGTAGTTGTCGATCACGACCCGAAGAGGTCGCAGCACTGCCATCACGCGCGGACAGCGCGCATTGAGGTCCTCCCGAAGAGCATGCTCGAGGAGCGAAACGTCGACCAGACTGTCGCGTTTGGACACCCCGATCCGGCCGCAAAAAGTTCGGATGGCTTCCGGCGTATAACCGCGCCGACGCATGCCCGATAGGGTGGGCATCCGAGGATCATCCCAGCCCGTGACCACACCGGCGCTCACGAGCTCCTGCAGCTTGCGCTTGCTGAGCACCGTATAGGTCAGATTGAGACGTGCAAACTCGATTTGGCGCGGATGCAAAGCGACCGGCAGCTGCTCGAGGAACCAGTCGTAAAGCGGCCTGTGATCCTCGAATTCGAGGGTGCAGACCGAGTGCGTGATCCCTTCGATCGCGTCCGATTGGCCGTGGGCCCAATCGTAGGTCGGATAGATGCACCAGGCGCTTTCCGTGCGATGGTGTGGCACATGTAGAATCCGGTACATGATGGGGTCGCGCATGTTCAGATTCGGGTGCTGCATGTCGATCTTGGCCCGCAGGACATGCACGCCCTCGGCAAACTCTCCGCTTCGCATGCGCTCGAACAGGTCGAGATTCTCCTCGATGCTACGATCACGGTAAGGTCCGTTTACTCCCGGGCGGTAGTAGTCGCCGCGTGAATCGCGGATCTGCCCCGCACTCTGGCTATCGACATAGGCCTTGCCCGCCTTGATGAGCAGCAAGGCCCATTCGTAGAGCTGCTCGAAGTAATCGGACGCGAAGCAGCGGCGCGCGCCCCAGTCAAAACCGAGCCAGCGGATGTCGTCCTCGATCGCGCGCGTGTATTGCGCCTCCTCGGTGCTTGGATTGGTGTCGTCGAAACGCAGACTGCATGTGCCGGCATACTTGCGCGCCAGCCCGAAATTGAGGCAGATCGACTTGGCATGCCCGATGTGCAGGTAGCCGTTCGGTTCGGGAGGAAAGCGAGTACGGAGCCAGCCAGCTTCCCCAGCTTCGGCGACGTCCGAGGCGACTGCTTCGTCCAGGAAGTTGGATGGTCCGGTGTCGGACCCCTCGCCGGAGGGCACATCACGCGTTGCCTGAGCGCACTCGTTTGGCGTGCCTTTCGTCACGGCACCGCCCCCGCGCAGGGGAGGCGGTCAGCGGCATCAGCTACGCCCCACTTGGTGCTCTTGGTCGCAAGAACAGAAAAATGCTGTGTCACGGCATGCTCCTGCCGCCCTCC is a window from the Pseudomonadota bacterium genome containing:
- a CDS encoding glutamine--tRNA ligase/YqeY domain fusion protein, with product MPSGEGSDTGPSNFLDEAVASDVAEAGEAGWLRTRFPPEPNGYLHIGHAKSICLNFGLARKYAGTCSLRFDDTNPSTEEAQYTRAIEDDIRWLGFDWGARRCFASDYFEQLYEWALLLIKAGKAYVDSQSAGQIRDSRGDYYRPGVNGPYRDRSIEENLDLFERMRSGEFAEGVHVLRAKIDMQHPNLNMRDPIMYRILHVPHHRTESAWCIYPTYDWAHGQSDAIEGITHSVCTLEFEDHRPLYDWFLEQLPVALHPRQIEFARLNLTYTVLSKRKLQELVSAGVVTGWDDPRMPTLSGMRRRGYTPEAIRTFCGRIGVSKRDSLVDVSLLEHALREDLNARCPRVMAVLRPLRVVIDNYPENQTERLEAPNHPEDPSFGSRALPFSRVLYIERDDFREAAPKKWFRLAPGREVRLRHACLVRCTDVIKNESGEVVELRCSWDPGSRGGTPADGRKVRGTLHWVSARAAVPAQVRLYDRLFLEANPLAADDPSSDWKARINPGSIEVVDAMVEPSLESARAGQRFQFERLGYFCVDAVDSDSARPVFNRTIGLRDSWARLERKLADNERAPLAPERIGAAARGSGSSG